A genomic window from Cloacibacillus evryensis DSM 19522 includes:
- a CDS encoding aminotransferase class V-fold PLP-dependent enzyme, which translates to MSNKRIVYLDNACTGLYSQKVLSCAEIFVALLNEIQTGLVPQSVVLQGLLDEARNKVAELVNCDVSEVALVESTSHGLGIVSEVVDIKPEENVLVCDLEYQASYFCLTRKQRKIGFEIRHVKSKENEITAEIFKKYIDRNTRLIILSSVQEINGYRADLKAISDLAHQYGCYVAIDGVQEVGAMHVDVKKMGIDFYCTGAKKWIGSPFGMGFMYIKKQLIDILEPAYDTYFNALLPKHYPDYDTYLENPDRSPFDEMEMINTAQKFEINGYRNYLGAMGLIKAIEVLQEYGLKEIEEKIISLNLKFTEGLRQLGIDTVSSKDRPHMSSTVSFNLGFKGGGSSEEKKLMDYLLEKNIIVSLRCASWTGGIRVSMHYYTTEEDIDSILFAIGNFLSLQQC; encoded by the coding sequence ATGTCAAACAAGCGAATTGTATATTTAGACAATGCCTGTACTGGGCTTTACAGCCAGAAGGTTCTCTCTTGTGCGGAAATTTTTGTTGCGCTATTAAACGAGATACAAACGGGTCTCGTCCCACAATCCGTCGTTCTTCAGGGCCTTTTGGATGAGGCCAGAAATAAGGTTGCAGAGCTTGTTAATTGTGACGTATCCGAAGTTGCTTTAGTTGAAAGCACGTCGCATGGATTAGGTATTGTATCAGAGGTTGTAGATATAAAGCCTGAAGAGAATGTGTTAGTCTGTGATTTGGAGTATCAGGCGTCATATTTCTGCCTTACGAGGAAACAGAGAAAAATTGGTTTTGAGATTCGTCATGTAAAAAGCAAAGAGAATGAAATTACAGCTGAGATTTTTAAAAAATATATCGATAGAAATACTCGGCTAATTATTTTATCCTCTGTTCAAGAAATCAATGGCTATCGTGCAGATTTGAAAGCTATAAGTGACCTAGCCCATCAATATGGCTGTTATGTCGCAATAGATGGTGTCCAGGAAGTAGGCGCCATGCATGTTGATGTTAAAAAAATGGGAATTGATTTTTACTGTACCGGGGCGAAAAAATGGATTGGTTCACCTTTTGGAATGGGGTTTATGTACATAAAAAAGCAATTGATTGATATATTAGAGCCAGCATATGATACATATTTCAATGCATTGCTCCCTAAACACTACCCAGACTATGACACCTACCTTGAGAATCCAGATAGAAGCCCATTTGATGAGATGGAAATGATTAATACTGCTCAAAAATTTGAAATAAATGGTTACAGAAATTATTTAGGAGCCATGGGGTTAATAAAAGCTATTGAAGTTTTACAAGAATATGGCCTGAAGGAAATAGAAGAAAAAATTATCTCTCTGAATTTGAAGTTTACTGAGGGGCTTAGGCAGCTTGGAATAGACACAGTCAGTTCAAAAGACAGACCCCATATGTCGTCCACAGTCTCCTTTAACTTAGGCTTTAAAGGAGGAGGATCGTCAGAAGAGAAAAAACTTATGGATTATTTACTAGAAAAAAATATTATAGTTTCATTAAGGTGTGCATCTTGGACAGGTGGTATCCGTGTTTCCATGCATTATTACACAACAGAAGAAGATATCGACTCCATTTTATTTGCCATAGGAAATTTCTTGTCTCTACAACAATGTTAG
- a CDS encoding TRAP transporter large permease yields the protein MIFISIGILFVCIFSGVPVCFAFLTTAIYFLVSGSYDPSFMLPTGVNKMSSVVLFAIPMFIMAGGIIAKANIGDRLIDLVEDTWLGRKKGGLGAIAVVSCALFGSITGSASATLSCIGTIMLPRLEKAGYPRGYRATLLTHAAVLGMLIPPSALMIVYAWVGGQSVLASFLAIVFPGLMLTALFVVLNFILLKNDPNLLMVEHLESELLCQAKRKKQLAALPALALPVIVLGGIYTGVMTPTEAAAVSVAYSILIGKFVYHGLTWTKLKECLLHGASATGSIMILIFCVMMLSRIYVMEDLPSKILQMFYAVSTNKYMVLIMINIFMLILGCLMDDTSAVLLCTPILVPIVKEIGVSPVQLAAILAVNIGMAGITPPCAPLLYFGGNMAKAPISEMAKPTVILLLFAWLPTLLVTTYIPQFSLFLPRLILGM from the coding sequence ATGATTTTTATATCTATAGGAATACTATTTGTATGTATTTTTAGTGGAGTGCCTGTTTGTTTCGCCTTTTTAACAACTGCGATATATTTCCTAGTTAGTGGCAGTTATGACCCTTCTTTTATGTTACCTACAGGGGTAAATAAGATGAGCAGTGTGGTTCTGTTTGCCATACCGATGTTTATTATGGCTGGTGGCATCATAGCTAAAGCTAATATCGGGGACAGGCTTATTGATTTGGTGGAAGACACTTGGCTGGGCAGAAAAAAAGGCGGACTTGGTGCTATCGCGGTGGTATCCTGTGCTTTATTTGGCTCTATTACTGGAAGTGCTTCTGCAACCCTTTCATGTATAGGGACTATAATGCTTCCTAGATTAGAAAAGGCCGGTTACCCAAGAGGTTATAGGGCGACGTTGCTTACACATGCCGCAGTTTTAGGAATGCTTATACCCCCAAGTGCGCTAATGATTGTATATGCATGGGTTGGTGGACAGTCAGTATTGGCCTCTTTTTTAGCGATAGTATTCCCTGGCCTGATGCTGACAGCCCTGTTTGTTGTGCTAAATTTCATTTTACTTAAGAATGATCCAAATTTGCTTATGGTGGAACATCTCGAATCAGAATTGTTATGTCAGGCGAAACGGAAAAAACAATTAGCAGCACTGCCAGCATTAGCGCTCCCAGTGATCGTGTTGGGTGGCATATATACTGGAGTTATGACTCCAACAGAAGCTGCGGCAGTATCTGTGGCATATTCTATCCTCATAGGCAAATTTGTATACCATGGATTGACATGGACAAAATTAAAAGAGTGCCTGCTCCATGGTGCTTCTGCAACTGGCAGTATTATGATTCTTATATTTTGTGTAATGATGCTTAGTCGGATATATGTTATGGAAGATCTGCCATCGAAAATCCTCCAAATGTTCTATGCGGTGTCTACTAACAAATATATGGTTTTGATTATGATTAACATATTTATGTTGATATTAGGCTGTTTGATGGATGATACAAGTGCGGTCCTGCTATGTACTCCGATTCTCGTTCCTATAGTTAAAGAGATCGGAGTGAGCCCTGTACAGTTGGCTGCAATTTTAGCTGTTAATATAGGTATGGCTGGTATTACTCCCCCTTGTGCCCCTTTACTTTATTTTGGTGGCAATATGGCAAAAGCGCCTATAAGTGAAATGGCAAAACCAACTGTAATTCTGTTGCTTTTTGCGTGGCTGCCGACGCTACTTGTCACCACGTATATACCGCAGTTTTCGCTCTTTCTTCCGCGGTTGATTTTAGGAATGTAG
- a CDS encoding TRAP transporter small permease → MRYFASWLKKVEEFVMIWSSLILMVLLVYTVFMRYIFNRDVLGMDELEVCVAFWLYFIASANCSNNGTQITADILNIVCKNCPKVQKIINAMTSLLSACVGIVFTYFSFAFFDFAFQRSQRTLILRLPVTSYYIAIVLGLVLMSVYHFRDFVITAKELRRGEVQ, encoded by the coding sequence ATGCGGTATTTTGCCAGTTGGCTGAAAAAAGTTGAAGAATTTGTCATGATCTGGAGTTCTCTGATACTGATGGTTCTCTTAGTGTATACGGTGTTTATGAGATACATTTTTAATAGAGATGTTTTAGGAATGGACGAACTCGAAGTATGCGTGGCATTCTGGCTTTATTTTATAGCCAGCGCTAACTGCAGTAATAATGGCACCCAAATTACTGCTGATATACTAAATATTGTTTGCAAAAACTGTCCTAAGGTGCAAAAAATCATCAACGCTATGACATCATTGTTGTCTGCCTGTGTAGGAATCGTTTTTACGTATTTTAGTTTCGCTTTCTTTGATTTTGCATTTCAACGTTCACAAAGAACTTTAATTTTGCGTTTACCCGTGACCTCGTATTATATTGCAATTGTACTTGGGCTGGTATTAATGTCGGTATATCATTTTCGTGATTTTGTTATAACTGCCAAAGAGTTGCGTAGGGGAGAGGTGCAATAA
- the dctP gene encoding TRAP transporter substrate-binding protein DctP — MNVFKKGLCAMVVLSFMVMSTGTASAAKTFRFAGQNPVDQESTKQMLRIRDMVLKETKGGIELKVYPANQLGDFQQIQEELLKGTIDFALISTNHQLDGRLMLPSMMFLAKTYDDAKKIYAKNGVLYKIIDEACNDLGMKFLGFSAECMSGIASVKPLNEKGLLDPKVKKSELIRTSGIASAVYTLQDLGFRTVSVPYAETYTALQTGICDAWWGGGPIHNYYGFGDIIKHYYATNLFIEATCFFASNKAWNSLTAEQQKVIQNAINIEEKNSFVSAEKFDKLYSQKLHDEYGVTIHTFTPKELAPIFENGRNKTWEKLTSIAGKDAIRRLREEVKKLEK, encoded by the coding sequence ATGAATGTTTTTAAGAAAGGTTTATGTGCCATGGTGGTGTTGTCCTTTATGGTCATGAGTACTGGGACCGCAAGCGCAGCTAAAACGTTTCGTTTTGCTGGTCAAAACCCCGTTGATCAAGAGTCAACGAAGCAAATGTTGCGTATCAGAGATATGGTTCTGAAAGAGACAAAAGGAGGAATCGAACTAAAGGTTTATCCAGCTAATCAACTTGGTGATTTTCAGCAGATTCAGGAAGAGCTTCTAAAAGGAACAATTGATTTTGCCCTGATTTCTACTAATCATCAGCTTGATGGAAGGTTGATGCTCCCGTCTATGATGTTTCTGGCAAAAACATACGATGATGCCAAAAAAATCTATGCTAAGAACGGAGTTCTTTATAAAATCATAGATGAAGCGTGCAATGATTTGGGAATGAAATTTCTTGGCTTTAGTGCCGAATGTATGTCCGGCATCGCGTCTGTTAAACCTCTGAACGAGAAGGGGCTTTTGGACCCAAAGGTGAAAAAGTCAGAGCTTATCAGGACTTCAGGTATTGCAAGCGCAGTCTACACCCTTCAGGATTTAGGCTTTAGGACGGTTTCTGTACCGTATGCGGAGACCTATACGGCGTTGCAGACTGGTATCTGCGATGCATGGTGGGGGGGCGGCCCTATTCATAATTACTATGGGTTTGGCGACATCATCAAGCATTATTACGCGACTAATCTTTTTATAGAGGCAACGTGTTTCTTTGCAAGCAATAAGGCATGGAATAGCCTCACGGCGGAACAGCAGAAAGTCATCCAGAACGCCATCAACATCGAAGAGAAAAACAGCTTCGTGAGTGCGGAAAAATTTGATAAGTTATATAGCCAGAAACTTCATGATGAATATGGGGTAACGATTCACACATTTACTCCCAAAGAACTAGCTCCAATTTTCGAAAACGGGAGAAATAAAACATGGGAGAAGCTTACTTCCATAGCCGGGAAAGATGCGATAAGAAGATTGCGTGAAGAGGTCAAAAAACTAGAGAAATAA
- a CDS encoding type 1 glutamine amidotransferase, with product MSKILFVDCSGSPLYDPKVHIKPFLERYPHDFVSPEFEELPNSLEGYSHLVYSGSMVTSYESDWQSRLYSFVRSSYDYGIPTLGICYGHQIIAREILGYEKLRQKPKEDHGWEKVTVVDDDPLLGKKGSIWFPFVTHGYELFDLPLDKVKIIASSDNCKIMAYKFLNEPVWGFQCHFEISPAQAKDFLDGYKLPVTCNSLGFEYSDKTYPNHQEIFRRFFESQLD from the coding sequence ATGTCAAAGATTCTATTCGTCGATTGTTCTGGAAGCCCGCTATATGATCCGAAGGTACATATCAAACCATTTTTAGAACGTTATCCACACGATTTTGTAAGTCCTGAATTTGAAGAATTGCCAAATAGTCTAGAGGGTTATTCACATCTAGTTTATAGCGGCTCGATGGTTACGTCTTACGAGAGTGATTGGCAGTCGCGGCTATATAGTTTTGTCAGGAGCTCATACGATTATGGTATCCCTACACTTGGAATATGCTATGGGCATCAAATAATCGCTAGAGAGATATTGGGGTACGAAAAGCTGAGACAGAAACCAAAAGAAGATCATGGTTGGGAAAAGGTTACTGTCGTAGATGACGATCCATTATTAGGTAAAAAAGGTTCTATTTGGTTTCCTTTTGTCACTCATGGGTATGAATTGTTTGACCTGCCTTTGGACAAGGTAAAGATTATCGCTTCTTCAGACAATTGCAAGATTATGGCTTATAAATTCTTAAATGAACCTGTGTGGGGATTTCAATGCCACTTTGAGATATCTCCTGCACAAGCAAAAGATTTTCTTGATGGTTATAAACTCCCTGTAACTTGTAATTCTCTGGGATTCGAATATAGTGATAAAACTTATCCAAACCATCAAGAAATTTTTAGAAGGTTTTTTGAATCACAGTTGGACTAA
- a CDS encoding N-acyl-D-amino-acid deacylase family protein: MFDILIKNAYIYDGSGNSPYLSNIMIRDGIIAKIGNADDEAFYEIDASGHVVSPGFIDPHTHYDNTVLYDKQMVAPLCQGVTTVITGLCGLGTVPLQQEYRSEVNRLNSGMVGYRDNFNYTAANIEDYLYQADGAAVNVAAAIGHIPLRISAGGFNCVGYAGLSEKMKGLLRENLRMGAVGFSIGLDYFPTHSSVISSDELTDLNKVVAEENAVFLAHVRPSSVDGSMMEGNEEVCSIAESLGVRTHVLHTRTLYPVTCGKPEVIAEVFEKSISNGADISVESYPYFGGQTYGIYYLPAWAQEGTSEEIIRRLKDLEVRSAITDNCETLVYYKPARFAYVKYHPEYEGHSLDYVAKIRGQKIGDMLAEVLIESDLGVSITSADGIAGANINSQLLDDFMFLLQKPYYTVGSDSMDCGSHTHPRAFGSYAKVLRLTREYGYSLEKLIYKLTKFNADRFGLVKRGVLSEGNFADITIFKYTDVYDKATYAMPMAPPEGIKCVIVNGQIALYDGCPTGTLPGRSLKRNKI; this comes from the coding sequence ATGTTTGATATCTTAATAAAAAATGCCTATATATATGATGGGTCTGGTAATTCTCCATATTTAAGCAACATTATGATAAGAGACGGTATCATTGCCAAAATAGGTAATGCTGATGATGAAGCGTTTTATGAGATCGATGCCTCCGGACATGTCGTATCTCCTGGTTTTATTGACCCTCACACGCACTACGATAACACTGTTCTTTATGATAAACAAATGGTAGCTCCTTTGTGTCAGGGAGTAACCACTGTTATCACAGGACTGTGTGGGCTTGGTACCGTTCCTTTACAACAAGAATACAGATCTGAGGTCAACAGACTAAATTCCGGCATGGTAGGGTATAGGGATAATTTCAATTACACTGCCGCCAACATAGAGGATTATCTTTATCAAGCAGATGGTGCAGCAGTTAATGTTGCTGCGGCGATTGGACACATCCCGTTGCGCATAAGTGCAGGTGGTTTTAATTGCGTAGGTTACGCTGGGCTATCCGAAAAAATGAAAGGTCTGCTTAGGGAAAATTTGAGAATGGGAGCAGTGGGGTTTTCTATAGGATTAGACTATTTCCCTACGCATTCTAGTGTTATCTCCTCCGATGAGTTAACAGATTTAAATAAGGTAGTTGCGGAAGAGAACGCTGTTTTTCTTGCGCATGTGCGCCCGAGTAGTGTCGATGGCAGTATGATGGAAGGGAATGAGGAAGTTTGTTCTATCGCCGAATCGCTGGGAGTAAGGACACATGTTTTACACACTAGGACACTCTATCCAGTCACTTGTGGTAAACCGGAGGTGATTGCAGAAGTATTTGAAAAATCCATTAGTAACGGAGCTGATATAAGTGTTGAAAGTTATCCATATTTTGGAGGCCAGACCTATGGCATTTATTACCTCCCAGCGTGGGCGCAAGAGGGGACTAGCGAAGAAATAATAAGAAGGCTTAAGGATTTAGAGGTAAGATCAGCTATAACAGATAACTGTGAAACACTTGTTTACTATAAACCAGCCAGGTTTGCCTATGTGAAATATCATCCAGAATACGAAGGGCATTCGTTAGATTATGTGGCTAAAATTCGCGGTCAAAAAATAGGAGATATGCTAGCAGAGGTACTAATTGAAAGCGATCTAGGGGTATCGATAACGTCAGCCGACGGAATTGCGGGAGCTAATATTAATAGTCAGCTTCTTGATGATTTTATGTTTCTTTTGCAGAAACCGTATTACACTGTAGGCAGCGATAGTATGGATTGTGGAAGCCATACGCATCCGCGTGCATTTGGCAGCTATGCAAAGGTTCTAAGGCTAACACGCGAATATGGTTATAGCCTAGAAAAATTAATTTATAAGCTTACAAAATTTAACGCCGATAGATTTGGGTTAGTCAAAAGAGGGGTTCTTTCCGAAGGTAATTTTGCTGATATTACCATATTTAAATACACTGATGTCTATGATAAAGCTACTTACGCTATGCCCATGGCACCTCCTGAAGGTATTAAATGCGTCATAGTTAATGGACAAATAGCCTTATATGACGGATGCCCCACTGGTACCCTGCCAGGTCGCTCTTTAAAAAGAAATAAAATTTAG
- a CDS encoding SDR family oxidoreductase — MELGLKDKCALVMASSAGLGKAIATEFAREGANVMLFSPFEDELKQARQDIFSETGKNPSIFVGSITNADDIKNLVKTTVDAYGPVFALVNNTGGPAAGNFDAFDDSAWQKAYELTLLSYIRTIREVLPHMRANNGGRILNSTSSSIKSVLDNLILSNTFRMGVVGLAKTLSQELGKDNILVNVIAPGRIGTARIDYLDSVRAEKAGKTVEEIQQLAFAGIPLGRYGTPQEYGKLAAFLCSSANTFITGQSILVDGGMVKAI, encoded by the coding sequence GTGGAACTAGGGCTTAAAGACAAATGTGCATTGGTAATGGCTTCAAGTGCTGGACTTGGTAAAGCAATTGCAACCGAATTTGCGCGAGAAGGTGCAAATGTCATGCTGTTCAGTCCATTCGAAGACGAACTCAAACAAGCGCGCCAAGATATCTTCTCGGAGACAGGTAAGAACCCCTCAATATTCGTCGGTAGTATAACGAACGCAGATGATATAAAAAATCTTGTAAAAACAACTGTCGACGCATATGGCCCCGTTTTTGCTCTTGTGAATAATACTGGTGGTCCGGCAGCAGGGAACTTTGATGCTTTTGACGATAGCGCTTGGCAAAAGGCTTATGAACTTACGCTGCTTTCTTATATACGTACAATTCGTGAGGTACTGCCGCATATGAGAGCTAATAATGGCGGCAGGATTCTTAATTCAACGTCTTCGTCAATTAAGTCTGTCCTTGATAATCTTATTCTCTCAAACACTTTCAGAATGGGAGTTGTTGGGCTTGCGAAAACGCTTTCGCAGGAACTAGGTAAAGATAACATTCTGGTTAATGTAATTGCTCCCGGACGCATTGGAACCGCCCGTATTGACTACCTAGATAGCGTTCGCGCTGAGAAGGCAGGCAAGACAGTAGAGGAAATTCAGCAGCTAGCATTTGCGGGTATCCCGCTTGGCAGATACGGTACGCCTCAGGAATATGGAAAGCTCGCCGCGTTCCTTTGTTCTTCCGCTAATACGTTTATAACAGGACAATCTATCTTAGTAGATGGCGGTATGGTCAAAGCTATCTAG
- a CDS encoding M20 metallopeptidase family protein, translating to MKTVINRVEKKYRDSIVEPYHYLHQYPELSYDEKNTSQFIINILKKLHFDEIQTNVGGYGVVGLLNGAKPGPVIALRADMDALAIKEDTGSPVSSLNDGIMHACGHDAHMAILLGAAKVLCEIKGEMAGTIKFVFQPAEEKPPLGGASLMIADGILENPKVNAMLGLHVWPYLKVGTIGIEEGPASSSSDHLSFTINGKSSHGAIPDEGIDTIVASAAVISAMQSIVSRRISPFSPVVITLGKICGGDGYNIISDHVYVEGTVRSFNENVRDKLPELIKQTIKNTVAAFGANADVHYDRGCPSVMNDPYITEICKNAAREILGHENLCSLPTIPAIGEDFAFFAREVPSVFAYVGCCPCHVLVNDMPPLHNSKFLPDEDTLSVGVRYITCAALKLLEKLG from the coding sequence ATGAAAACAGTTATCAACCGTGTTGAGAAAAAGTATCGAGATTCCATTGTAGAACCTTATCACTATTTACATCAATATCCAGAACTAAGCTACGACGAGAAGAACACATCACAATTTATTATAAACATATTAAAAAAATTACATTTTGATGAAATCCAAACAAATGTAGGTGGCTATGGAGTGGTTGGTCTTCTTAATGGCGCAAAGCCAGGACCTGTAATAGCACTTCGTGCCGACATGGATGCCCTGGCAATAAAGGAAGATACAGGGTCTCCTGTTTCCTCACTCAATGATGGTATTATGCATGCTTGTGGGCACGATGCCCATATGGCGATTCTCCTTGGGGCGGCTAAGGTATTATGTGAGATTAAAGGGGAGATGGCAGGAACCATAAAATTCGTTTTTCAGCCAGCCGAGGAAAAGCCCCCATTGGGAGGGGCCTCTCTGATGATAGCGGACGGTATCTTAGAAAACCCAAAAGTTAACGCTATGTTAGGGCTTCATGTCTGGCCTTATTTAAAAGTAGGAACGATAGGCATTGAAGAAGGCCCAGCATCTTCTTCTTCAGACCATTTATCTTTTACGATTAATGGTAAATCTTCTCATGGGGCGATTCCGGACGAGGGCATAGATACAATAGTTGCTTCAGCAGCTGTAATTTCCGCTATGCAGAGTATCGTATCCCGTAGAATAAGCCCGTTTTCCCCTGTGGTTATCACGTTGGGGAAAATTTGTGGTGGTGACGGATACAATATCATTTCTGATCATGTATATGTAGAAGGAACCGTTCGGAGTTTTAATGAAAACGTCCGAGACAAATTACCAGAGCTTATAAAGCAAACAATAAAAAACACGGTAGCTGCTTTTGGAGCTAATGCTGATGTGCACTATGATAGAGGGTGTCCGTCTGTAATGAACGATCCGTATATTACAGAAATATGCAAAAATGCGGCGAGGGAAATATTAGGGCATGAAAACCTTTGCTCATTGCCTACGATACCTGCAATAGGTGAAGATTTTGCTTTTTTTGCTCGTGAGGTTCCAAGCGTATTTGCGTATGTAGGTTGTTGCCCTTGTCATGTTTTAGTAAATGATATGCCACCGCTTCACAATAGTAAATTCCTCCCTGATGAGGATACTCTATCCGTGGGTGTGCGTTATATAACTTGCGCGGCCTTGAAACTGTTGGAAAAATTAGGTTAA
- a CDS encoding C-terminal binding protein — MAKYKVFVTDTLWPDLEIERKILAEADAEIFLAAGGTPKEICMEGMDCDAVIVNQNPMTRENLAILEKCKILVRLGVGVNEVDVAAATDQGIIVCNVPDYCQSETADHTMALVLGISRKMHILSNQTKNGGWDSSVASNVPRNYGKIFAILGCGNTGRMVAERAQAFGMRVIAHDPYIPDSIFKSNDIKKYDSVEELLRAADFVSLHLPLTPNTEEIINAKTLAYMKPTAYLINISRGGLINEDDLYDALINERIAGAGLDVLCKEPPVGINKLAALQNVIVTPRAAWISEEALPELRTKSAQEIALFFKGQTPCYVVNKTLLAE, encoded by the coding sequence ATGGCTAAGTATAAGGTGTTCGTAACGGATACTTTGTGGCCTGACCTTGAAATTGAAAGAAAGATACTTGCCGAAGCCGACGCGGAAATATTTCTCGCCGCCGGCGGTACTCCGAAAGAGATCTGCATGGAGGGAATGGACTGCGACGCCGTTATCGTAAATCAGAATCCGATGACGCGGGAAAACCTTGCCATACTTGAAAAATGTAAAATCCTTGTCCGGCTCGGCGTCGGCGTCAATGAAGTGGACGTCGCGGCGGCCACGGATCAGGGGATCATCGTCTGCAATGTACCCGACTACTGTCAGAGCGAAACCGCTGACCATACGATGGCGCTCGTTCTTGGCATTTCGAGAAAGATGCACATATTGTCAAATCAGACGAAAAACGGCGGCTGGGACTCATCCGTCGCCTCGAACGTGCCGCGCAACTACGGCAAAATATTCGCGATACTGGGCTGCGGCAACACGGGGCGCATGGTCGCGGAGAGGGCCCAGGCCTTTGGCATGAGAGTCATCGCCCATGATCCGTATATCCCGGATTCGATCTTCAAGTCGAACGACATTAAAAAATACGACAGCGTGGAAGAGCTTCTCCGCGCAGCGGATTTTGTTTCACTTCACCTGCCGCTCACGCCAAACACCGAGGAAATAATCAACGCGAAGACTCTCGCGTATATGAAGCCTACCGCCTACCTCATAAACATTTCACGCGGCGGATTGATAAACGAGGATGATCTTTACGACGCACTGATCAATGAGCGCATCGCGGGAGCGGGGCTTGACGTGCTCTGTAAAGAGCCCCCGGTCGGCATCAACAAACTGGCGGCCCTGCAAAATGTGATCGTGACCCCCCGCGCCGCGTGGATATCAGAAGAGGCGCTGCCTGAACTGCGCACCAAGTCGGCGCAGGAGATCGCGCTGTTCTTCAAAGGTCAAACGCCGTGCTACGTCGTCAATAAAACGCTTCTGGCGGAGTAA
- a CDS encoding LysR family transcriptional regulator, translating into MAIVNKNPEYFLTIAKEGNISKAAEILYVSQSYLSQYISKLESSFDVKLFDRSKVPIELTEAGRIYYNYLQASNQLYSKLTSDFDALNRERANTLNLGIPPWRGATMLPEILPIFAAKNKNVQINLHEYSARQLYDLIEKNIVEVAIMNVSLDEHDIVSTELLKYEKILLIANKNNLWAKRLRETEARNERVDINVLSDECFILMKEGMACAEWIYKYLEKIHFSPARRIITSSKATACNLVAQDMGFSFMPDGGLNWSAGTKNLECFDLRTDDLIAPLAAVYKKDAYLSSVARKFIDIVKEYYANEVMI; encoded by the coding sequence ATGGCGATCGTCAATAAGAACCCTGAATACTTTCTAACGATTGCTAAGGAGGGCAATATATCTAAGGCAGCCGAGATATTGTATGTCTCGCAGTCATATTTGAGCCAGTATATTTCCAAGCTTGAGAGCTCCTTTGACGTCAAGTTATTTGACCGCTCGAAGGTGCCGATAGAATTGACCGAGGCTGGAAGGATATATTACAACTACCTTCAGGCCAGCAACCAGCTGTATTCTAAGCTTACCTCTGATTTTGACGCCTTGAACCGCGAGCGGGCAAATACGCTTAATCTCGGCATTCCTCCGTGGCGCGGGGCGACGATGCTGCCGGAGATACTCCCCATCTTTGCGGCGAAAAATAAAAACGTTCAGATCAACCTCCATGAATACTCCGCGCGTCAGCTCTATGACCTCATAGAAAAAAATATCGTCGAAGTGGCGATAATGAACGTTTCCCTGGATGAGCACGACATAGTGAGCACAGAACTCTTAAAGTACGAAAAAATATTGCTTATTGCGAATAAAAATAACCTGTGGGCGAAAAGGCTGAGAGAGACAGAGGCACGAAATGAAAGAGTAGATATAAACGTTCTCTCCGACGAATGCTTCATCCTCATGAAAGAGGGGATGGCGTGTGCGGAATGGATATATAAATATCTGGAAAAGATACATTTTTCTCCCGCAAGGCGCATCATTACGTCAAGCAAAGCGACGGCGTGCAATCTGGTGGCGCAGGATATGGGTTTTTCCTTCATGCCTGACGGAGGTCTTAACTGGTCCGCCGGCACTAAAAATTTGGAATGCTTCGACCTCCGGACGGATGATCTCATCGCTCCGCTCGCGGCCGTATATAAAAAGGACGCCTACCTCTCCAGCGTGGCCCGTAAATTCATCGACATTGTAAAAGAATATTACGCAAACGAGGTCATGATATAA